Sequence from the Pseudomonas sp. LS.1a genome:
CGCGGGGTCGGCCAGTGGGTGATCTTGATCTCGACGAACTGGCCAATCTTGGCGCCGCCGTTGCGCCCGGCGGTGACCAGCACTTCCTGCTGGATCTTCGGGTTGTCCGGGGTCACGTAGCCGATACCGCCTTCTTCGAAGTAACGGCCGACCACGCTTTCGTGGGCACGGGAGATGATTTCGACCAGCACGCCTTCACGGCGGCCACGGCGGTCGACACCAGAGACGCGGGCCAGGCCGCGGTCGCCGTCGAACACCAGGCGCATCTGCGACGGGCTGAGGAACAGGTCTTCGCTGCCGTCGTCCGGAATAAGGAAGCCGAAACCGTCGCGGTGACCGGCGACGCGGCCGCAGATCAGGTCCAGCTTGTCTACCGGGGCATATGTGCCGCGCCGGGTATAGATAAGCTGGCCATCACGCTCCATGGCACGCAGGCGGCGGCGCAGGGCTTCGATCTGGTCTTCGTCGTACAGACCGAACTCGGCCGCCAGCTCCTCGCGTGCGGCCGGTTCGCCACGGTCGGCAAGGCGCTGCAGGATCAGCTCACGGCTGGGAATGGGGTTGTCGTATTTTTCCGCTTCGCGAGCGGCCTCGGGATCGAGGGATTGCCAATCGGCCATCAGAAGGGGTTCACCTTGGGGTATATAGATAGGAATTCTGGCATAGGCGTATTGAAACCGGAAATGTCAGCCTTGGACAGCCCCACCGGCGTCTCCGGCGAGCCGGAATAGGCCTGCGGAATCAACAAGTTGAATTTTTTGAAATTTTTTTCGCTTGGGGGGTTTACAGCCCCCCGGACCGTCCGTATAGTGCGCACCACAACGACGGACAACCCCGAAGTTGTAGTAGAGATGAGCGGCGCTGTAAAGCATCAAGTAATCTCGAATGTGTGCCCAGGTGGCGGAATTGGTAGACGCGCTGGTTTCAGGTATCAGTGGCTTAACGGCCGTGGAAGTTCGAGTCTTCTCCTGGGCACCAAATATTTTCAAGTAACAGATGACCAAGGATCTGTTACTACTGTGTGAAAGCGAACGATAGTCGCCTTCTCCAGATGATGTAAAGCTTTGCCCAGGTGGCGGAATTGGTAGACGCGCTGGTTTCAGGTATCAGTGACTTAACGGTCGTGGAAGTTCGAGTCTTCTCCTGGGCACCATACAAAAACCCACTAGCTTGCTAGTGGGTTTTTTCTTGCCTGCGATTTTTGTCTCTCCCTCCTCGCCTGCCCGGACTGCTCTGGCGTCTATGAGATCGAGCGCCGCCCGCGCGGCGCATCGCGAATAAATTCGCTCCTACATTTGTTGCAACGTGGCCATGCCTGTGAAGCCATGGTTGTCAGCCTTGTTTGCATGGTTCAAGTCATGAGCCAGGGCTGGCAACCATGGCGTAACAGGTTCGGCCACGTTGCAACAAATGTAGGAGCGGCTTTAGCCGCGATGCGCCGCGCGGGCGGCGCTCGATCTCACAGGCGCAAAAAGGCCCAAGGCAATCCGACCATGAATTTCTCGTCACCCGGCCACTTGAGAAACGATTTCGTTTACCATTGTTTCCAAATATGTAGCCGTAAGCGAGGAAGTACCCGCATGACGATCCGCCCGCAACCGCTGATGCGTACCTTGGCCGCCGCCGTGCTGAGCCTGGCCATCGGCGCTCCGGCCGCCATGGCAGACGCACCGGTCACCCTGACCATGTACAACGGTCAGCACAAGGAAATCGGCGAAGCCATCGCCCAGGCCTACGAGGCCAAGACCGGCATTCATATCGATATCCGCAAGGGCAGCAGCAACCAGCTGGCCAGCCAGATCATCGAGGAAGGCGAACGCTCGCCGGCCGACATCATCTATACCGAAGAGTCCCCTCCCCTGAACAACCTGGGTGAGCTGGGCCTGCTGGCGAAAATCGACGACGCCACCGCGAACATGATGCCCAAGGAGTACGTTGGCGCCAACGGCACCTGGATGGGCATCACCGCCCGTACGCGCATCGTCGTGTTCAACCCGAAGAAGGTCGACGAGAAAGACTTGCCGACCACAGTGATGGACTTCGCCAACCCCGAGTGGGAAGGGCGCGTCGGCTATGTGCCCACCAGCGGCGCCTTCCAGGAGCAGGCCGTGGCCATCCTGAAGATGCACGGGCGAGAAGCCACCGAAGAATGGCTGACCGGCCTGAAGGCATTCGGCAAGCCCTACACCAACAACATGGTCGCCCTGAAAGCCGTGGAAAAAGGCGAAGTGGCTGCGGTACTGGTGAACAACTACTACTGGTATGCGCTTGAGCGCGAGCGCGGCAAGCTGGACACCAAGCTCTACTACCTGGCCGATGGCGATGCCGGCAACCTGGTCACCATTTCCGGCGCAGCCGTGGTCAAGGCCAGCAAGCACCCGAAAGAAGCCCAGGCCCTGCTCAACTGGATGGCCAGCGAAGAAGGCCAGCGCGTGATCACCCAGACCACCGCCGAGTACCCGCTGCATAAAGGCATGGTCTCCGACCGTGGCCTGAAGCCGTTCGAAGACCTGCGCCCGCCGAAGATCTCGCCAGCCGACCTGGGCAATGCCGAGGAAGCGATCGAGCTTGAGCGCGAGGTCGGCCTGCTCTGATGACTGCCGCCCTGTCCGAGCCGGTGCCGGTACGCTTCGTACCGCGCCGCAAGCGCCCCTCGATCTGGGTGGTGCTGCCTGTGCTGTTCCTGGTGGCCATGAGCTTGCTGCCATTGCTGTACGTTGCCATGAAAGCCTGGGAAGCCGGCTGGCGCGAAGCCTTGCACCTGCTGTGGCGGCCGTTTGTCTGGGGGCTGATGCGCAACACCCTGATGTTGATGGCCGGGGTGACGCTGACCTGCATGGTGGTCGGCATGGCCCTGGCCTGGCTGCTGGAGCGCAGCAACCTGGCCGGTCGTCGGCTGTGGGGCGTGGTGCTGTGCCTGCCGTTCGCCGTGCCGTCGTTCGTCAGCAGCTTCACCTGGGTGTCGCTGAGCTCGGACTTCGAAGGGCTGGGCGGGGCAATCATGGTCATGGCCCTGTCCAAGTACCCGCTGGTGTTCCTGCCAGTGGCGGCAACCCTGCGCAACCTCGATACCTCGCTGGAGGAATCGGCACGTACGCTGGGCTGCAGCCGCTGGGGCGTATTCATCAAGGTCACCCTGCCGCTGCTGTGGCCATCGATGCTGGGCGGCGCGCTGCTGATCGCCCTGCACATGCTGGTGGAGTTCGGCGCCTTGTCGATCCTCGGCTTGCAAACCTTCACCACGGCGATTTACCAGCAGTTCGAACTGGAGTTCAGCAATGCCAACGCGGCCATGCTGTCCGCCGTACTGTTGGCGATGTGCCTGGTGATGCTGTGGCTTGAACTGCGGGTACGTGGCAAGGCCCGACATGTGCGCATCGGCCAGGGTGTGGCGCGGCGAGCACAACCGGTGCGGCTGCGTGGCTGGGCAGTGCTGGCGCAACTGTTCTGCGTGGGCCTGGCGGTGTTGGGCAGCGGTATTCCGCTGGCCATGCTCGGCTACTGGTTGAGCGTGGGTTCATCGGCGGCATTCCCTGTGGCAGCCATTTCCAAGGCGCTGCTCACCTCGCTGTCGGTGTCGCTGGGGGGTGCCGGTTTCTGCGTGCTGCTAGCCCTGCCAATCAGCTTCCTGGTGGTGCGCTACAAGGGCCGCCTGGCAATTTGGGCCGAGCGCCTGCCATACCTGTTGCACGCCCTGCCAGGCCTGGTGATTGCCCTGACCCTGGTGTTCTTCGCCCTGCATTACGTGCCGGCGCTGTACCAGACCACGGCACTGTTGCTGCTGGCCTATGCGCTGCTGTTCCTGCCGCTGGCGCAGTCGCCGGTGCGCACCGCACTGAACAAGGCTTCACCTACCCTGGAGGAAGCGGCAAGGACCTTGGGCGCGAGCAGCTTTGCCGCGTTCTGCCGGGTGACCCTGCCGATCATCTTCCCGGCCATGGCGGCAGCCTTTGCCCTGGTGTTCCTGGACGCCATGAAGGAGTTGACTGCCACCTTGCTGCTCAGCCCGACCGGCATGACCACCCTGGCCACAGAGGTGTGGGCGCATACGGCCAACGTCGAGTTCGCGGCGGCGGCGCCTTATGCGGCGTTGCTGATTGTGGTTTCGGGGTTGCCGGTATATCTGCTGACTACGCGGATGTATCTGAACAAGGCTTGATCCGCCTCGCCTTCATCGCCGGCGAGCCAGCCTCCACAGATACCGCGCCGCCCTAAGGCTTGTGCAGTACCTGTGGGAGCTGGCTTACCGGCGATGAGGCCATCAGATGTTACGCAGCATGCGGCGCACAATCGGCCCATGGGCTTTGCCGACCGGCAGCATGTAGAGGCGGCCGAAGCGGTTGAAGCACTGCACCGAGGTGGTCACACTCAAACGCTGCCGGCCATTCCTCTGCTCATCCAGATCCATGCTCACCATCACCGCCAGGTGCGTGTCACGCGAGGTCAGGACCAATTGCTGGTCGCTGATTGCCTCGACAAGGAAAAAGTCCAGATGCTCTCCTACTGCCGGCGAGCGTTCAGGGCTGCGCGCTGAGAAACCATGAATAGGAGTGACATTGAAGCGGCGCGAGATGAAATCGCGCAGGCGGAAGGCCTGGGCCAGCCAGCCGGGAATATCCGAGGTCATGGCGCAGTAGGCCTGGAGGGCGGTCATTGGCGCACTGACATGCACGCTGTCGCAATGAAGGAAATCCAGGGCGGCCGGGGCGGCGACCAGTTGGGCTGACATGAACAACTCCGTTTGCCATGTTTCGTTGCCATCATAGCAATACTGCCCACTGAGGTAAGGACCTGTATCGCGATCGATGTGGGAGCGGGCATGCCCGCTCCCACAATGATCGGGTCAGGCTCTGAACTGGCCCAGGCTGGCACGCAGCTGTGCAGCCAGGTCATCCAGCACCTTGCTGCTGGCGGTGGTCTGCATCACCACCTCGGCCGAGCGTTCGGCCTGGGCGTGTATGGTTTCCACCCGTCCACGCACGGCCTGCGCCCCGCTCGCCTGCTGCTCGGCCGCCCGGGTGGCCAGGCCGATGGCTGCGTGTACTTGCTCCACTGCCGCCTGCACCGACTGCTGGCGGCGCTCGTTGTCACGCAACACCAGAAGCCCCTCGCTGGCCTTCAGCCCTGCCTGACTGATGGTGGCCACGGCCTCCTTGGCGCCCTTCTGCAACGCGGCAATATGCGCCTGGATATCACCCGTGGAGCTTTGCGTCTTGCTCGCCAGCGCCCGCACCTCATCGGCCACCACGGCAAACCCGCGCCCGGTTTCGCCAGCACGGGCGGCTTCGATGGCCGCGTTCAAGGCCAGCAGGTTGGTCTGTTCGGCGATGCCGTGGATAACCGTCAGCACCACTTCGATCTGCTCGCTCTGCTTGGCCAGGCGCTCGATCACCTGGGAGCCGGCCTCCACCTGCCCGGCCAGGTTCTCGATCAGACCGGCTAGCTGGGTCGAGGTGCGGCTGTTCTCGTCAGTTGCCTGGCGGATATCCACCACCTGCTGCAGGGCTGCCTGCATCGCGTGGCTTTCAGCCTGGGCCTCGTCGGCCATGCTCGACAGGTCGCGCAGGCTGGCCGCCACTTCATCGCGTTGCAGCGCAGCGGCAGCATCGGCGCCGGCATTGCGCTGGGCCATCGCGCCAATCTCCACGCCGGTGCGCTGCGCCACCTCGCCCGCCTCGCGCACGATCGGCTGCAACTTGTCGACAAAACGGTTCACCGCCGAAGCCATGTCACCAATTTCGTCGCGGCTGTCGAGAGGCACACGCTTGGTCAGGTCGCCTTCGCCAGCCGCCAGGTCATCGAGGGCGGCAATCAGCAGGCGCAGCTTGCTCAGCACCCGGCGGCCAAGCACCACAGCCACCACCACCAGCACACCCAGGCCGACCAGCATCAGGCCCAGGCCGATGCGCCAGCGCAGTTCGGCGGCAGCATCACGCACGGTCTGTGCGGTATTGGCCTGCATCGCGGCAGCACTGCCCTGCGCCTTCTCCAGGCGCTCGCGCAGGGTCTTGCCACTGTCGGCAGCAGCACCGACCAGGCTGTCGCCGACCAATTGCTCGCCGCTGGCGATCAGGGCAGCAAAGCGCTGGTCGAGGGCCTTGAGCTCCTGATCGATGCCGGCAGTGGAAACGCCCATCACCACCTTACCGATTTCTGCACCATTGGGGTTGATCGAGGCCTCGACGAAGTACACCGCCGGGTCGCGCCGGGCCGCGTCGATCACCTTGTCCAGCGCACGCTCGCCCTGGCCCTTGTCCATCAATGCCTGGTTGATCGGGTTTTGCCGGTTCAGGTAGCGGGTCAGGTGCTGGCCCTGGGCATCGTCGTAAATCACGAACAGCACGTTGGGGTTGCGCTGGGCACGCCGGGCGAAGTCGGAGAGCACCGGCACGTCGTTGTCCCAGATCGCCCGTGGGGCGACCGAGGCCAGCAGCTCGGCCATGTCGTTGGCGGAGTCCTTGAGGTTCTTTTCCAGCGTGCTGCGCAGTTGCTGCTGCTCACTTTGCAGGCGCGCCGACAAGCCTGCGCTCAGGCGCTGGCGGGTACTGCTGGAGAGGCCGTCGAGACCAGAGCGCACATCTTGCCCGGCTTGCTCCAGTTCACTGGCGAGTTGGCGGCTGTCATTGCCCAGGCGTTCACCCAGGTCGGCCTCCAGGGCGGTGACCGTGCTTCGGGTAAGCGCAACGGCAACCAGCACCTGCACCAAAAGAGCGATACCAAGGGCAACAAACACAGGCCGCAAAAGGCGGCTTCGTAACAGTGAGAGAATGGCAGACACGGTGTAACCCTCGTGTTTTCTGGCGCCACTATTTTGATGGCATCTTCAGAAACTTCTTACAGCAAGGGTTGTGCCGGGGGCAGCAGGGATAAGTGCCAAGGTTTAGCAATGGGTTTTCCGGTACTGGCCCTATCGCCGGGACAGGCATACCCCACAAATGAAAACGCCGCAGCCCCTTTCAGGGCCACGGCGTCAGATCAGCCTGGAAGGCAGATCAGGCGAACGGATGACGCAGCACGATGGTCTCGTTGCGGTCCGGGCCGGTGGAGATGATATCGATCGGTGCGCCGATCAGCGCTTCGATGCGCTTGATGTAGGCGCGAGCGTTGGCCGGCAGCTCTTCCAGGGTTTTCACGCCCAGGGTCGATTCGCTCCAGCCTGGCATCTCTTCGTACACCGGCTCCAGGCCGATGTAGCTGTCGGCATCGGAAGGCGCGTCGATGACGGCACCGTTCTCGTTCTTGTAGCCAACGCAGATGTTGATGGTTTCCAGGCCGTCCAGTACGTCCAGCTTGGTCAGGCAGATGCCCGAGATGCTGTTGACGTCGATGGCGCGGCGCAGGATCACGGCATCGAACCAGCCGCAACGGCGCGCACGGCCGGTGGTGGAACCGAACTCATGGCCACGCTTGGCCAGGGTCGCGCCAGTCTCGTCGAACAGTTCAGTCGGGAACGGACCGGAACCTACGCGAGTGGTGTAGGCCTTGGTGATACCCAGGATGTAGTCCAGGTACATCGGGCCAACGCCGGAACCGGTGGAGATACCGCCAGCAGTGGTGTTGGAGCTGGTGACGTACGGGTAGGTACCGTGGTCGATGTCCAGCAGCGAGCCCTGGGCACCTTCGAACATGATGTCCTTGCCGGCACGACGCAGGTTGTGCAGCTCGGCGGTGACGTCGAGCATCATCGGCTTGAGCTGTTCGGCGTAGGCCATGCATTCGTCCAGGGTCTGCTGGAAGTCGATGGCCGGCTCTTTGTAGTAATTCACCAGCTGGAAGTTGTGGTAGTCCAGCAGCTCACCCAGCTTGGCGGCGAAACGCTCGCGGTGGAACAGGTCGCCCACGCGCAGGCCGCGGCGTGCGACCTTGTCTTCGTAGGCTGGGCCGATACCACGGCCGGTGGTGCCGATCTTGGCTTCGCCACGGGCTTTTTCGCGGGCCTGGTCCAGGGCAACGTGGTACGACAGGATCAGCGGCGCGGCCGGGCTGATGCGCAGGCGCTCGCGCACCGGTACGCCCTTCTCTTCCAGCTTGGTGATTTCACGCATCAGGGCATCCGGGGCAACGACCACGCCGTTGCCGATCAGGCACTGTACGCCTTCACGCAGGATACCGGACGGAATCAGGTGCAGAACGGTCTTCTCACCGTTGATCACCAGGGTGTGACCCGCGTTGTGGCCACCTTGGTAGCGCACTACGGCGGCAGCATGTTCGGTCAGCAGATCGACGATCTTGCCTTTGCCCTCATCACCCCACTGGGTGCCCAGGACGACGACATTCTTACCCATTACATTGGTCCTCATTCACGCAAACTTGGTTGCCGGCCTGTTGCCGGCGCAGAAACTCACTGGGCCAGCGGCAGAACCTGCCAGCGCCCGTCTTGCTGAATCAATTGCCGATCACAATCCGCCTCGAGAGCAGCACTCAACGGCTGGCCAGGCAGGGCCTGGACCACACGCTGGCCCTCGCTGCGCAACTGGCAGACTTGCTGCCAGAGGGCCGCGTCGCCACTGTCCGGCATCCAGATGCCGCCAGTTGGCAATACGACCTCCGCTCGCCCCAGTGTGACCAGGGTCTTCAAATCCGTGGAGAAACCGGTGGCCGGGCGGGCCCGGCCGAAATCGGCGCCGATGTCGTCATAGCGCCCGCCCTGGGCGATCGATTGACCCTCGCCCGGCACGAACACGGCGAACACCACGCCCGTGTGGTAGTGGTAACCGCGCAGCTCGCCGAGGTCGAAGTACAGCGGCAGGTCCGGGAAGCGCGCCGCCAGACGATCGGCGATCGCCAGCAGGTCGTCCAGCGCCGCCAGCACGCTGGCCGGGGCACGCCCCAGGCGCACGCGGGCTTCGGCCAGCACTTCGCGGCCACCGCACAGTTCGACCAGCGCGCGCAGCATGTTGCCCAGGTCCTTCGGCAGGTCGGCGGTCAGCACCTGCACTTCATCCACGGCCTTGCGCTGCAGGGCGTCGAATAGCTGCTGCTCGACCGCACCGGACAGGCCGGCAGCACGGGCCAGGCCGCGGTAGATGCCGACATGGCCGAGGTCCATGTGCACATCCGGCACATCGGTCAGTTGCAGCGTGGCGAGCATCAGGCTGATGACTTCGACATCGCTGGTGGGGCTGGCGTCGCCGTACAGCTCGGCGCCCAGCTGGATCGGGCTGCGCGAGGTGGACAGGGCTCGCGGCTGGGCGTGCAGCACGCTGCCGGCATAGCACAGGCGGCTAGGGCCTTCACGGCGCAGGGTGTGGGCGTCGATGCGCGCCACCTGCGGGGTGAAGTCGGCGCGGAAGCCCATCAGGCGGCCGGACTGCGGGTCCACTACCTTGAAGGTGCGCTGGTCCAGGTCCTGGCCGGCGCCGGTAAGCAGCGACTCCAGGTACTCGATATGCGGGGTGACGACCAGTTCGTAGCCCCAACTCTGGAACAGGTCCAACACCTGGCGGCGCGCGATCTCGATGCGCGCAGCCTCAGGTGGCAGTACTTCCTCGATGCCATCTGGCAGCAGCCAGCGGTCTACCGTTGCCATTACGCCATTTCCCCTCTGGTCCGGGCGGCTTGCCAAGCAGGCGAGCCGTCAGTAAAGCCGGTATCGCGCACAGCAGCGGGCAGCACTGATCCCAGCGCAGCCACCGTACCCGACACCCTCGAATTGCCTTGCGACCTGACCAAACCGTCAACTGGCGGTTTGCCAATCAACCTTGCAGACGCAAAAAAGCCGGGAAATTTCCCGGCTGCCTCATCATACACCCCTTTTCATTCAGGATGCACCCCGCCTGGTGTTTTAGCTGCCAGGCGGGGCGCCGCTGCATGAGAATCAGGGCCTGAGCATCACGGCCTGCTCTTGTCCAGGAAGCGGAAGAACTCGTTCTTCGGGTCCAGGACCAGCACGTCGCTCTTGCTCGAGAAGCTCTCGCGGTACGCCTGCAGGCTACGGTAGAACGCGTAGAAATCAGGGTCCTGAGTGTAGGCCTTGGCGTAGATGGCGGCCGCCTGGGCGTCGCCGTCACCGCGGGTTTCCTCTGCTTCGCGATAGGCCTCAGCCAGCAATACGCGGCGCTGACGGTCGGCATCGGCACGGATACCTTCAGCCAGCTCGTTACCCTTGGCGCGGTGCTCGCGGGCTTCACGCTCACGCTCGGTGCTCATGCGGTCGAACACGCTGCGGTTGACTTCCTTCGGCAGGTCGATGGCCTTGACGCGCACATCGACCACCTCGATACCCAGCTCCTTGGCAGCCATGCGGTTCAGCGAAGCAGTGATGTCAGCCATCAGCGCGTCACGTTCACCGGAAACCACTTCGTGCAGGGTACGTTTACCGAACTGGTCACGCAGGCCGCTTTCCAGACGACGCGACAGACGCTCGTCGGCAATCTGCTTCATGCCGGACGTGGCGGTGTAGAAGCGTTCGGCGTCCTTGACGCGCCACTTGGCGTAAGCGTCGACCATCACCGCTTTCTTCTCCAGGGTCAGGAACCGCTGGGTCGGGGCGTCGAGGGTCATCAGGCGGGCGTCGAACTTGCGCACCTGGTTCACGTACGGAATCTTCACGTGCATGCCCGGCTGTACATCCGCCTGGACTACCTTACCGAAGCGCAGCAATACCGCACGCTCGGTCTGGGACACGATGTAGAAGCTGTTCCAGGCCACGATGGCCAGGACCACGGCGGCGATCAGGGCGATCAGCGATCTGTTGCTCATCAGCGGCTCTCCCTAGTGCGCAGCGGCTGCTGTTGCTGTTGCAGGTCCTGCGCCGCACGGGCGGCCGCATCGTTGACCGATGGCGACACGCCAGTGGTCGGCGCGGACGGGTTGCGGCTGCCTTCGACCATCTTGTCCAGCGGCAGGTAGAGCAGGTTGTTCTGCCCGTCCTTGGTTGCCACCATGACCTTGCTCGAATTGCTGTAGACCTCTTGCATGGTTTCCAGGTACAGGCGCTGACGGGTCACGTCAGGTGCCTTGCGGTACTCGGCGACCAGCTTGGTGAAGCGGTCGGCTTCACCCTTGGCACGGGCGATGACTTCGTCGCGGTAACCGTTGGCGTCCTCGATGATGCGCTGGGCCTGACCACGGGCTTCCGGCACCACGCCATTGGCGTAGGACTCGGCCTGGTTGCGGGCACGCTGCTCATCTTCGCGGGCACGGATCACGTCGTCGAAGGCTTCCTGCACTTCACGCGGGGCTGCCGCGCTCTGGACGTTGACCTGGGTAACAGTGATACCGGTACGGTAGGTGTCGAGGAAGCGC
This genomic interval carries:
- a CDS encoding extracellular solute-binding protein, with translation MTIRPQPLMRTLAAAVLSLAIGAPAAMADAPVTLTMYNGQHKEIGEAIAQAYEAKTGIHIDIRKGSSNQLASQIIEEGERSPADIIYTEESPPLNNLGELGLLAKIDDATANMMPKEYVGANGTWMGITARTRIVVFNPKKVDEKDLPTTVMDFANPEWEGRVGYVPTSGAFQEQAVAILKMHGREATEEWLTGLKAFGKPYTNNMVALKAVEKGEVAAVLVNNYYWYALERERGKLDTKLYYLADGDAGNLVTISGAAVVKASKHPKEAQALLNWMASEEGQRVITQTTAEYPLHKGMVSDRGLKPFEDLRPPKISPADLGNAEEAIELEREVGLL
- a CDS encoding ABC transporter permease; this encodes MTAALSEPVPVRFVPRRKRPSIWVVLPVLFLVAMSLLPLLYVAMKAWEAGWREALHLLWRPFVWGLMRNTLMLMAGVTLTCMVVGMALAWLLERSNLAGRRLWGVVLCLPFAVPSFVSSFTWVSLSSDFEGLGGAIMVMALSKYPLVFLPVAATLRNLDTSLEESARTLGCSRWGVFIKVTLPLLWPSMLGGALLIALHMLVEFGALSILGLQTFTTAIYQQFELEFSNANAAMLSAVLLAMCLVMLWLELRVRGKARHVRIGQGVARRAQPVRLRGWAVLAQLFCVGLAVLGSGIPLAMLGYWLSVGSSAAFPVAAISKALLTSLSVSLGGAGFCVLLALPISFLVVRYKGRLAIWAERLPYLLHALPGLVIALTLVFFALHYVPALYQTTALLLLAYALLFLPLAQSPVRTALNKASPTLEEAARTLGASSFAAFCRVTLPIIFPAMAAAFALVFLDAMKELTATLLLSPTGMTTLATEVWAHTANVEFAAAAPYAALLIVVSGLPVYLLTTRMYLNKA
- a CDS encoding DUF2867 domain-containing protein; protein product: MSAQLVAAPAALDFLHCDSVHVSAPMTALQAYCAMTSDIPGWLAQAFRLRDFISRRFNVTPIHGFSARSPERSPAVGEHLDFFLVEAISDQQLVLTSRDTHLAVMVSMDLDEQRNGRQRLSVTTSVQCFNRFGRLYMLPVGKAHGPIVRRMLRNI
- a CDS encoding methyl-accepting chemotaxis protein yields the protein MASAVNRFVDKLQPIVREAGEVAQRTGVEIGAMAQRNAGADAAAALQRDEVAASLRDLSSMADEAQAESHAMQAALQQVVDIRQATDENSRTSTQLAGLIENLAGQVEAGSQVIERLAKQSEQIEVVLTVIHGIAEQTNLLALNAAIEAARAGETGRGFAVVADEVRALASKTQSSTGDIQAHIAALQKGAKEAVATISQAGLKASEGLLVLRDNERRQQSVQAAVEQVHAAIGLATRAAEQQASGAQAVRGRVETIHAQAERSAEVVMQTTASSKVLDDLAAQLRASLGQFRA
- a CDS encoding adenylosuccinate synthase is translated as MGKNVVVLGTQWGDEGKGKIVDLLTEHAAAVVRYQGGHNAGHTLVINGEKTVLHLIPSGILREGVQCLIGNGVVVAPDALMREITKLEEKGVPVRERLRISPAAPLILSYHVALDQAREKARGEAKIGTTGRGIGPAYEDKVARRGLRVGDLFHRERFAAKLGELLDYHNFQLVNYYKEPAIDFQQTLDECMAYAEQLKPMMLDVTAELHNLRRAGKDIMFEGAQGSLLDIDHGTYPYVTSSNTTAGGISTGSGVGPMYLDYILGITKAYTTRVGSGPFPTELFDETGATLAKRGHEFGSTTGRARRCGWFDAVILRRAIDVNSISGICLTKLDVLDGLETINICVGYKNENGAVIDAPSDADSYIGLEPVYEEMPGWSESTLGVKTLEELPANARAYIKRIEALIGAPIDIISTGPDRNETIVLRHPFA
- a CDS encoding ATP phosphoribosyltransferase regulatory subunit, which translates into the protein MATVDRWLLPDGIEEVLPPEAARIEIARRQVLDLFQSWGYELVVTPHIEYLESLLTGAGQDLDQRTFKVVDPQSGRLMGFRADFTPQVARIDAHTLRREGPSRLCYAGSVLHAQPRALSTSRSPIQLGAELYGDASPTSDVEVISLMLATLQLTDVPDVHMDLGHVGIYRGLARAAGLSGAVEQQLFDALQRKAVDEVQVLTADLPKDLGNMLRALVELCGGREVLAEARVRLGRAPASVLAALDDLLAIADRLAARFPDLPLYFDLGELRGYHYHTGVVFAVFVPGEGQSIAQGGRYDDIGADFGRARPATGFSTDLKTLVTLGRAEVVLPTGGIWMPDSGDAALWQQVCQLRSEGQRVVQALPGQPLSAALEADCDRQLIQQDGRWQVLPLAQ
- the hflC gene encoding protease modulator HflC → MSNRSLIALIAAVVLAIVAWNSFYIVSQTERAVLLRFGKVVQADVQPGMHVKIPYVNQVRKFDARLMTLDAPTQRFLTLEKKAVMVDAYAKWRVKDAERFYTATSGMKQIADERLSRRLESGLRDQFGKRTLHEVVSGERDALMADITASLNRMAAKELGIEVVDVRVKAIDLPKEVNRSVFDRMSTEREREAREHRAKGNELAEGIRADADRQRRVLLAEAYREAEETRGDGDAQAAAIYAKAYTQDPDFYAFYRSLQAYRESFSSKSDVLVLDPKNEFFRFLDKSRP